Proteins encoded in a region of the Variovorax sp. PAMC 28711 genome:
- a CDS encoding potassium transporter Kup yields the protein MSAPKSTSAALILAAIGVVYGDIGTSVLYAVKEVFGHGHVPFTVENVYGILSMFFWTLTIIVSIKYVVLVLRADNEGEGGLVAMLALASRAVHDKPKLRSVLLVVGIFGTSLFYGDGVITPAISVLSAVEGLEVVSPAFKHYVIPITLVVLFGLFAVQKRGTAGIGKFFGPVTLAWFLVIAVLGVSQILNHPEILKALSPHYALKFIWDNPGTSFIILGATVLCVTGAEALYADLGHFGKRPIRIAWFSVVMPALTLNYFGQGALLLENPEAVKNPFYMMAPEWALIPLVLMATAATVIASQALITGAFSVTRQVIQLGYLPRLQIEHTSVRTAGQIYIPLVNWGLFVAIVLAVVMFRSSSNLAAAYGIAVTTDMLITTVLTFFVIRYAWKLPLALCIGATSVFFVIDFMFFASNLLKLFEGGWFPLMIGGFVFTLMITWKEGRRLMGEVQRADAIDLRAFLGSVFVSPPLRVDGTAVFLTAEPGTVPNALLHNLKHNKVLHEQNLFVTVRNHEVPWIPMNKRIDIEPLGNHCWQVVVHYGFKNEIDLPRALENARMRGCQLEPMTTSYFLSRDVVIPTLGSGMRPWREKLFAQMHHNASGAADFLGLPNNAVVELGSKINI from the coding sequence CGGCGACATCGGTACGAGCGTCCTCTATGCGGTGAAGGAGGTGTTCGGCCACGGCCACGTTCCTTTCACCGTGGAGAACGTCTACGGCATCCTGTCGATGTTCTTCTGGACGCTGACGATCATCGTGTCGATCAAGTACGTCGTGCTGGTGCTGCGGGCCGACAACGAGGGGGAAGGTGGCCTCGTCGCGATGCTGGCGTTGGCGTCCCGCGCGGTGCATGACAAACCGAAATTGCGCAGTGTGCTGCTGGTGGTGGGCATCTTCGGCACGTCGCTTTTCTATGGCGATGGCGTCATCACGCCGGCCATCTCGGTGCTCTCGGCGGTCGAGGGCCTCGAAGTGGTCTCGCCCGCGTTCAAGCACTATGTGATCCCGATCACGCTGGTCGTGCTGTTCGGGCTGTTCGCGGTGCAAAAGCGCGGTACGGCGGGCATCGGGAAGTTCTTCGGGCCGGTCACGCTGGCCTGGTTCCTGGTGATCGCGGTGCTCGGGGTGTCGCAGATCCTGAACCATCCCGAGATCCTGAAAGCGCTGAGTCCGCACTACGCGCTCAAGTTCATCTGGGACAACCCGGGCACCAGTTTCATCATCCTGGGCGCCACGGTGCTGTGCGTGACGGGTGCCGAAGCGCTCTACGCCGACCTCGGTCATTTCGGCAAGCGCCCGATCCGCATCGCCTGGTTCTCGGTCGTCATGCCGGCGCTCACGCTCAACTATTTCGGCCAGGGGGCGCTGCTGCTGGAGAACCCCGAAGCGGTCAAGAACCCGTTCTACATGATGGCGCCCGAGTGGGCGCTCATCCCGCTGGTGCTGATGGCCACCGCGGCCACGGTGATCGCGTCGCAGGCGCTCATCACCGGCGCTTTCAGCGTCACGCGCCAGGTCATCCAGCTGGGCTACCTGCCGCGCCTGCAGATCGAGCACACCAGCGTGCGCACCGCCGGCCAGATCTACATCCCGCTGGTCAACTGGGGCCTGTTCGTGGCGATCGTGCTGGCGGTCGTGATGTTCCGCTCGTCGAGCAACCTGGCCGCGGCCTACGGCATCGCAGTGACCACCGACATGCTGATCACCACCGTGCTCACCTTCTTCGTGATCCGCTACGCCTGGAAGCTGCCGCTCGCGCTGTGCATTGGCGCGACCTCGGTCTTCTTCGTCATCGATTTCATGTTCTTCGCATCGAACCTGCTGAAGCTGTTCGAGGGGGGCTGGTTCCCGCTGATGATCGGCGGCTTCGTCTTCACGCTGATGATCACCTGGAAGGAAGGCCGTCGCCTGATGGGCGAAGTGCAGCGCGCCGATGCAATCGACCTGCGCGCGTTCCTGGGGTCGGTGTTCGTCAGCCCGCCGCTGCGCGTGGACGGCACCGCGGTGTTCCTCACGGCCGAGCCCGGCACGGTGCCCAATGCGCTGCTGCACAACCTCAAGCACAACAAGGTGCTGCACGAGCAAAACCTGTTCGTCACGGTGCGCAACCACGAGGTGCCGTGGATCCCGATGAACAAGCGCATCGATATCGAACCGCTCGGGAACCACTGCTGGCAAGTGGTCGTGCACTACGGCTTCAAGAACGAGATCGACCTGCCGCGCGCGCTCGAGAACGCCCGCATGCGCGGCTGCCAGCTCGAGCCGATGACGACCAGCTACTTCCTGTCGCGCGACGTCGTCATCCCGACGCTCGGCAGCGGCATGCGCCCCTGGCGCGAGAAGCTCTTCGCGCAGATGCACCACAACGCGAGCGGCGCGGCCGACTTTCTCGGGCTGCCCAACAACGCGGTGGTCGAGTTGGGATCGAAGATCAATATCTAG
- a CDS encoding PepSY-associated TM helix domain-containing protein, with the protein MRAFFTVVHRWLGLAVALFLIVAGLTGAVTSWDHELDEWLNSALYDTDSRGPFQDPMALAAAVEAADPRAKVSYIALNFEVGHNAGYFVEPRIDPATKQPYDLGYNQVYVDPVTATVRGRRDSTAVSLSRESLMPFLRTVHYSLHIPALWGADRIGYWLMGTVALVWLIDSFVGFYLTTPRRLKTSKDAAPKHRTPSTWWARWMPAWAIRWRAGGYKLNFDLHRAGGLWVWVFIVIVAFTSFSLNLYREVFYPVLSLVSKTTPGPYETRTMATLGTTITPTLGFAEIVERAGREAKARGFDTPLGGIYYEARYGFYNVSFFSPGADHGAGGMGLSNLYMDAHDGRVLSQNIPWKGTAADVFVQLQFPLHSGRILGMPGRILMSLMGVMVAMLSVTGIVIWARKRKARLSRPRDALRAHR; encoded by the coding sequence ATGCGCGCGTTCTTCACCGTCGTCCACCGCTGGCTCGGCCTCGCCGTCGCGCTGTTCCTGATCGTCGCCGGACTCACCGGCGCGGTCACCTCGTGGGACCACGAACTCGACGAGTGGCTCAACAGCGCGCTCTACGACACCGACAGCCGCGGGCCCTTCCAGGACCCGATGGCGCTGGCGGCCGCCGTCGAGGCAGCCGACCCGCGCGCGAAGGTGAGCTACATCGCGCTCAACTTCGAGGTGGGCCACAACGCAGGCTACTTCGTGGAGCCGCGCATCGACCCGGCCACGAAGCAGCCCTACGACCTGGGCTACAACCAGGTCTACGTCGACCCCGTCACCGCGACGGTGAGGGGCCGGCGCGATTCGACGGCCGTGTCACTGTCGCGCGAGAGCCTCATGCCCTTCCTGCGAACGGTGCACTACAGCCTGCACATCCCGGCGCTGTGGGGCGCCGACCGCATCGGCTACTGGCTCATGGGCACGGTCGCGCTGGTGTGGCTGATCGACAGCTTCGTCGGCTTCTACCTGACGACGCCGCGCCGCTTGAAAACCTCGAAAGATGCCGCGCCGAAGCACCGCACGCCCTCGACCTGGTGGGCGCGCTGGATGCCGGCCTGGGCGATTCGCTGGCGCGCCGGCGGCTACAAACTCAACTTCGACCTGCACCGCGCGGGCGGGCTGTGGGTGTGGGTCTTCATCGTCATCGTGGCCTTCACCTCGTTCTCGCTCAACCTGTACCGCGAGGTGTTCTACCCGGTGCTGTCCCTGGTCTCGAAGACCACGCCGGGGCCGTACGAGACGCGCACGATGGCGACGCTCGGCACCACGATCACACCGACGCTCGGCTTTGCCGAGATCGTCGAACGCGCCGGCCGCGAAGCGAAGGCGCGTGGCTTCGACACGCCGCTCGGCGGCATCTACTACGAGGCGCGCTACGGCTTCTACAACGTGTCGTTCTTTTCCCCCGGGGCCGACCATGGCGCCGGCGGCATGGGCCTGTCGAACCTCTACATGGACGCCCACGACGGGCGCGTGCTGAGCCAGAACATTCCGTGGAAGGGCACTGCGGCCGATGTGTTCGTGCAGCTGCAGTTCCCGCTGCACTCGGGCCGCATCCTCGGCATGCCCGGACGCATCCTGATGTCGCTGATGGGTGTGATGGTGGCGATGCTGTCGGTCACCGGCATCGTGATCTGGGCCCGCAAGCGCAAGGCGCGGCTCAGCCGGCCGAGAGATGCGCTTCGAGCGCATCGATGA
- a CDS encoding polysaccharide deacetylase family protein, which produces MTARWPDKLPSHDRFDYSPITQRADYTWPNGARLAVYLGFNLEHFAFGDGLGARIGPASPEPDVLNHGWREYGNRVGAWRCLALFDALGLPTGALVNTALYDHCPDLLRAVQLRGDEIIGHGHSNAERQGDYSEAGERALLERCRDRIAAECGQAPAGWLSPWISESKVTPDLLAETGYRYTLNWCHDDQPTRMRTRSDAPLWSVPYPQELNDIPMIVARQMDAKDFATMIIDNFDEMQLQARAQPLVMGIALHPYIVGQPYRLKHLRRALEPLAAARDRGEIWFTTPGAIAAHVDRLAP; this is translated from the coding sequence ATGACTGCACGCTGGCCCGACAAACTCCCTTCCCACGACCGCTTCGACTATTCGCCGATCACGCAACGCGCCGACTACACCTGGCCGAACGGCGCGCGGCTCGCGGTCTACCTCGGCTTCAATCTCGAGCACTTCGCCTTCGGCGACGGGCTCGGCGCGCGCATCGGTCCGGCGTCGCCCGAGCCTGACGTGCTCAACCACGGCTGGCGCGAATACGGCAACCGCGTCGGCGCATGGCGTTGCCTCGCGCTGTTCGATGCGCTGGGCCTGCCGACCGGCGCGCTGGTCAACACCGCGCTGTACGACCATTGCCCCGATCTGTTGCGCGCGGTGCAGCTGCGCGGCGACGAAATCATCGGCCACGGCCACAGCAACGCCGAACGCCAGGGCGACTACAGCGAAGCCGGCGAGCGCGCCTTGCTGGAACGTTGCCGCGATCGCATCGCCGCCGAATGCGGCCAGGCGCCGGCGGGCTGGCTTTCGCCGTGGATTTCAGAGAGCAAGGTAACGCCCGATCTGCTCGCCGAAACCGGCTACCGCTACACGCTCAACTGGTGCCACGACGACCAGCCGACACGCATGCGCACCCGCAGCGACGCGCCGCTCTGGTCGGTGCCGTATCCGCAGGAGCTGAACGACATTCCAATGATCGTCGCGCGCCAGATGGATGCGAAAGACTTCGCCACGATGATCATCGACAACTTCGACGAGATGCAGTTGCAGGCGCGCGCGCAACCGCTGGTGATGGGCATCGCGCTGCATCCGTACATCGTGGGCCAGCCCTACCGGCTCAAGCACCTGCGGCGCGCGCTGGAGCCGTTGGCCGCCGCGCGTGACCGCGGCGAGATCTGGTTCACCACGCCAGGCGCGATCGCCGCGCACGTCGATCGGCTCGCCCCATGA
- a CDS encoding TonB-dependent receptor gives MASTRHPLRAVSIASALALHALSATAQTTAAPPAPTLETIRVEASADASAEGLSKPFAGGQVARGSRIGVLGNQDMMDTPFNTTTYTRDLISNQQAQSIGDVLLNDASVRSARGFGNFQQAYFIRGFQVFSDDVAYNGLYGLVPRQYMATEFVERVEVFRGANAFLSGAGGGAVSGSGIGGLINVLPKRASNEALSEITVGAQTGGQGFAAVDLARRFGPDQSTGIRLNAVRRDGGTGIDNEKHELSALALGLDWRSRNVRLSADFGYQNDKQKSPRPSVTPASGLPIPDAPRADTNFAQPWTYSNSRDTFATARGEVDITDSITGWAALGARRSTEDNVLAPTSLDNTLGDFSGYRFDNARKDSVSTGEIGLRGKFVTGPVTHTATVSASQFESKSRNAYDFFGFGLVNDNIYTPRGSLEPTHFPAYSPGGGQLSNPLVTERIKNSSFAIADTMSFANDAVRVSLGARRQKIEDFTYDYDDGTPSSAYSKSRTTPVAGIVFKPTANVSIYANYIEGLVKGDTAGQLTSTGAALLNGGTVFAPSVSRQKEVGVKYDGGNFGASAAFFDIGKPNYGVTNQVFGRDGEQRNRGLELSGFGEPVRGLRLLAGVTLMDPEVRSPGNSTDGNNAIGVAKRQINVGAEWDVPGVSGLALNARVIHTGKQYADAANTQVVKAWTRLDIGARYLMDIGDNRTLILRARIDNLTNRSYWESVGGYPGSNYLVLAKPRTFAVSGTINF, from the coding sequence ATGGCCTCAACTCGTCATCCGCTGCGCGCCGTTTCCATTGCGAGCGCCCTCGCGCTCCACGCACTGAGCGCTACTGCGCAGACGACCGCAGCGCCGCCAGCGCCGACACTCGAAACCATCCGGGTCGAAGCCAGCGCCGATGCGTCGGCCGAGGGTTTGAGCAAGCCGTTCGCCGGTGGCCAGGTGGCCCGCGGCAGCCGCATCGGCGTGCTGGGCAACCAGGACATGATGGACACGCCGTTCAACACCACCACCTACACCCGCGACCTGATCTCCAACCAGCAGGCGCAGAGCATCGGCGACGTGCTGCTCAACGACGCGTCGGTGCGCTCGGCCCGAGGCTTCGGCAACTTCCAGCAGGCCTACTTCATCCGGGGCTTCCAGGTGTTCTCGGACGACGTGGCCTACAACGGCCTGTACGGCCTGGTGCCGCGCCAGTACATGGCGACCGAGTTCGTCGAACGCGTGGAAGTGTTCCGCGGTGCGAACGCGTTTCTGAGCGGGGCCGGTGGCGGCGCAGTCAGCGGCAGCGGCATCGGCGGCCTGATCAATGTGCTGCCCAAGCGCGCGTCGAACGAGGCGCTGAGCGAGATCACCGTCGGTGCGCAGACGGGCGGCCAGGGCTTCGCTGCCGTCGACCTCGCGCGCCGCTTCGGTCCCGACCAGTCCACCGGCATCCGCCTGAACGCGGTCCGCCGTGATGGCGGCACCGGCATCGACAACGAAAAGCACGAACTGAGCGCTCTGGCCCTCGGCCTCGACTGGCGCAGCCGCAACGTGCGCCTGTCGGCCGATTTCGGCTATCAAAACGACAAACAGAAGTCGCCGCGCCCCAGCGTGACGCCAGCGTCGGGCCTGCCGATTCCCGATGCACCCAGGGCCGACACCAATTTCGCGCAGCCCTGGACCTACTCCAACAGCCGCGACACCTTCGCCACCGCGCGCGGCGAGGTCGACATCACGGACAGCATCACCGGCTGGGCCGCACTGGGCGCGCGCCGCAGCACCGAAGACAACGTGCTGGCACCCACGAGCCTCGACAACACCTTGGGCGACTTCAGCGGCTACCGTTTCGACAACGCGCGCAAGGACAGCGTGAGCACGGGCGAAATCGGCCTGCGCGGCAAGTTCGTGACCGGCCCGGTCACGCACACCGCCACCGTGTCGGCTTCGCAATTCGAATCGAAGTCGCGCAACGCCTACGACTTCTTCGGCTTCGGCCTGGTGAACGACAACATCTACACCCCGCGCGGCTCGCTCGAGCCGACGCACTTCCCAGCCTATTCTCCGGGCGGTGGCCAGCTGTCGAACCCGCTGGTCACGGAACGCATCAAGAACAGCAGCTTCGCGATCGCCGACACGATGAGCTTCGCCAACGACGCCGTGCGCGTCTCGCTGGGCGCGCGCCGCCAGAAAATCGAAGACTTCACCTACGACTATGACGACGGTACGCCGTCGAGCGCATACAGCAAGTCCAGGACGACACCGGTCGCAGGCATCGTGTTCAAGCCGACCGCGAACGTCTCGATCTATGCCAACTACATCGAAGGGCTGGTCAAGGGCGACACGGCCGGTCAGCTCACCAGCACGGGCGCCGCGCTCCTCAACGGCGGCACCGTGTTCGCACCCTCTGTGTCCAGGCAGAAGGAAGTGGGCGTGAAATACGACGGCGGCAACTTCGGCGCCAGTGCAGCCTTCTTCGACATCGGCAAGCCGAACTACGGCGTGACCAACCAGGTCTTCGGGCGCGACGGCGAACAGCGCAACCGCGGCCTGGAACTGAGCGGCTTCGGCGAACCGGTGCGCGGCCTTCGCCTCTTGGCCGGCGTCACGCTGATGGACCCCGAAGTGCGCAGCCCCGGCAACAGCACCGATGGCAACAATGCGATCGGCGTGGCCAAGCGCCAGATCAACGTCGGCGCCGAATGGGACGTGCCGGGCGTGAGCGGCCTGGCCCTCAACGCACGCGTCATCCACACCGGCAAGCAATACGCCGATGCCGCCAACACGCAGGTCGTGAAGGCCTGGACGCGACTCGACATCGGTGCACGCTACCTGATGGACATCGGCGACAACCGGACGCTGATCCTGCGCGCGCGCATCGACAACCTGACCAACCGCTCGTACTGGGAATCGGTCGGCGGCTACCCGGGCTCCAACTACCTCGTGCTCGCCAAGCCGCGCACCTTCGCGGTGTCGGGCACCATCAACTTCTAA
- the gshB gene encoding glutathione synthase yields the protein MSQNILFVADPLDTFKIYKDTTFSMMREAQRRGHRIAACLAQDLQWKSGGLVTANVQQITLTGNPKNWYRVDRVESTALKDFDAVLMRKDPPFDAEYIYATHLLEQSEREGAHVVNSPRALRDHPEKLAIMEFPQFVTPTLVTRSPQAVRDFHAEHGDIILKPLDGMGGMGIFRVKQDALNLGSIIETLNKGGAETIMVQRFVPQITEGDKRILIINGEPAPFVLARIPQGTEVRGNLAAGGKGVAQPLTARNREIAETIGRQLAPRGLLLIGLDVIGDAVTEINVTSPTCFQEITEQTGFDVPAMFIDALEAHLSAG from the coding sequence ATGAGCCAGAACATCCTTTTCGTCGCCGACCCGCTCGACACCTTCAAGATCTACAAGGACACCACGTTCTCGATGATGCGCGAGGCGCAACGCCGCGGGCACCGCATCGCGGCCTGCCTGGCGCAGGATCTGCAGTGGAAATCGGGCGGGCTCGTCACGGCCAACGTGCAGCAGATCACGCTGACCGGCAATCCGAAAAACTGGTATCGCGTCGACCGCGTCGAGTCCACGGCGCTGAAGGATTTCGACGCGGTGCTGATGCGCAAGGACCCGCCCTTCGATGCCGAATACATCTACGCGACGCACCTGCTCGAGCAGTCGGAGCGCGAGGGCGCGCACGTGGTGAACTCACCGCGCGCATTGCGCGACCACCCCGAAAAACTGGCGATCATGGAATTCCCGCAGTTCGTCACGCCGACGCTCGTTACGCGCAGCCCGCAAGCCGTGCGCGACTTCCACGCCGAGCACGGCGACATCATCCTGAAGCCGCTCGACGGCATGGGCGGCATGGGCATCTTCCGCGTGAAACAGGATGCGCTGAACCTCGGCTCGATCATCGAAACGCTCAACAAGGGCGGCGCCGAAACCATCATGGTCCAGCGCTTCGTGCCGCAGATCACCGAGGGCGACAAGCGCATCCTGATCATCAACGGCGAGCCCGCACCCTTCGTGCTCGCGCGCATTCCGCAAGGCACCGAGGTGCGCGGCAACCTGGCCGCGGGCGGCAAGGGCGTGGCCCAACCGCTGACCGCGCGCAACCGCGAAATCGCCGAGACCATCGGCCGGCAACTCGCGCCGCGCGGGCTGCTGCTGATCGGCCTCGACGTGATCGGCGATGCGGTCACCGAGATCAACGTGACGAGCCCGACCTGCTTTCAGGAGATCACCGAGCAGACCGGCTTCGACGTGCCGGCGATGTTCATCGATGCGCTCGAAGCGCATCTCTCGGCCGGCTGA
- a CDS encoding benzoate/H(+) symporter BenE family transporter, whose product MRFFKDLSLSAFTAGFVAVLVGFTSSVAIVFQAAQSFGATPEMISSWMWALGIGMGLTTALPSLYWKKPVMIAWSTPGAAVLAVAGAGYSMNEAVGAFIVCAVLITIAGATGWFERVMNKIPMAIASALLAGVLARFGLSAFLAAQTALPLVLLMLATYLLAKRFWPRYAVPLTLLVAVVYVAARGQLAWSTVHFHLAMPVFTMPVFTLQAAVSLALPLFVVTMASQNLPGVAAIRAAGYDMPISKLITLSGLATLLLAPFGAYALNLSAITAAICMGREAHDDPARRYTAAVSCGAIYVVIGLFGAAVTGLLTAFPKELVATIAGLALLGTIGGGLAAAVRDESHREAALITFLVTLSGVTLAGIGSAFWGVVAGAVALAVQQLGKKAAAGKDIAPACKIRQDSKAADRAAGKTP is encoded by the coding sequence ATGCGTTTTTTCAAGGATCTGAGCCTCTCGGCTTTCACCGCGGGCTTCGTGGCCGTGCTCGTCGGCTTCACCAGTTCGGTCGCCATCGTGTTCCAGGCGGCGCAGTCTTTCGGCGCGACGCCGGAGATGATCAGTTCGTGGATGTGGGCGCTTGGCATCGGCATGGGCCTCACCACCGCGCTGCCCTCGCTTTACTGGAAGAAGCCCGTGATGATCGCGTGGAGCACGCCCGGCGCGGCGGTGCTCGCGGTGGCCGGCGCGGGCTATTCGATGAACGAGGCGGTCGGCGCCTTCATCGTGTGCGCGGTGCTCATCACCATCGCGGGCGCGACGGGCTGGTTCGAGCGCGTGATGAACAAGATCCCGATGGCCATCGCCTCGGCGCTGCTGGCGGGCGTGCTGGCGCGCTTCGGCCTCTCGGCGTTTCTCGCGGCGCAGACCGCGTTGCCGCTGGTGCTGCTGATGCTCGCGACCTACCTGCTCGCCAAGCGCTTCTGGCCGCGCTACGCGGTGCCGCTCACCTTGCTCGTCGCGGTCGTGTACGTGGCGGCACGCGGCCAACTGGCCTGGTCGACCGTGCACTTCCATCTCGCGATGCCGGTGTTCACCATGCCCGTCTTCACGTTGCAGGCGGCGGTGAGCCTCGCGCTGCCGCTCTTCGTCGTGACGATGGCGTCGCAGAACCTGCCCGGCGTTGCCGCCATTCGCGCGGCGGGCTACGACATGCCGATCAGCAAGCTCATCACCTTGAGCGGTTTGGCCACGCTGCTGCTCGCGCCCTTCGGCGCGTATGCGCTCAACCTGAGCGCGATCACCGCCGCCATCTGCATGGGCCGCGAGGCGCACGACGATCCGGCACGGCGCTACACGGCGGCCGTGAGTTGCGGCGCGATCTACGTGGTCATCGGCCTCTTCGGCGCGGCGGTGACGGGCCTGCTCACCGCGTTTCCGAAAGAGCTGGTCGCGACCATCGCGGGCCTGGCGCTGCTCGGCACCATCGGCGGCGGACTGGCCGCGGCGGTGCGCGACGAATCGCATCGCGAAGCGGCGCTCATCACCTTCCTCGTCACGCTGTCGGGCGTCACGCTCGCGGGCATCGGCTCGGCCTTCTGGGGCGTGGTGGCTGGCGCGGTCGCGTTGGCGGTGCAGCAACTCGGCAAAAAGGCCGCTGCCGGCAAGGACATCGCGCCTGCCTGCAAGATCCGGCAAGACAGCAAGGCGGCCGACCGGGCCGCCGGAAAGACACCATGA
- a CDS encoding bestrophin-like domain — MLDLLFDLPAAAQLLCFIVYGGVVLAVSLVILSTLHARYVRNPKLLPVGPAFQVLTVLFALLLGFLAADIWAQQRQAVDAAFKEGVSLQRLRDLAGPTALDTADASPMLAQYQMAVTGREWGLNFNHAADPAAAAAINALRLHGAQLARDGKPAVLAAEWMRSVNDLEEARYRRLLIGSDATDNSQWAIVLLLTFFAAAALAACHMDRPPAGRLILALFCLGVAIVLWQLARHTNPYNGGNIRISMPASLAPPAEAVIRP; from the coding sequence ATGCTTGACCTTCTCTTTGACCTCCCCGCTGCGGCGCAGCTCCTTTGCTTCATCGTTTACGGTGGGGTGGTGCTTGCGGTCAGCCTGGTCATTCTGAGCACCCTGCACGCGCGCTATGTGCGGAACCCGAAACTGTTGCCTGTCGGCCCGGCGTTCCAGGTGCTGACCGTTCTCTTTGCCTTGTTGCTGGGTTTTCTCGCCGCCGACATCTGGGCCCAGCAGCGACAGGCTGTGGATGCGGCATTCAAAGAGGGCGTGTCACTGCAACGCCTGCGCGATCTGGCCGGCCCCACCGCGCTGGACACGGCCGATGCCAGTCCAATGCTCGCGCAGTATCAGATGGCCGTGACCGGGCGGGAGTGGGGCCTGAATTTCAACCACGCGGCGGATCCGGCCGCGGCCGCAGCCATCAACGCGCTGCGCCTGCATGGCGCCCAGCTGGCGCGGGATGGCAAACCTGCGGTACTCGCCGCCGAGTGGATGCGTTCGGTCAACGACCTGGAGGAAGCGCGGTATCGTCGCTTGCTGATCGGTTCCGACGCCACCGACAACAGCCAGTGGGCCATCGTGCTCCTCCTGACCTTCTTCGCAGCCGCTGCGCTTGCGGCCTGTCATATGGATCGTCCACCGGCCGGGCGGCTGATTCTTGCGCTGTTCTGCCTGGGCGTCGCCATCGTCCTTTGGCAGTTGGCCAGGCACACGAACCCGTACAACGGCGGCAACATTCGCATCAGCATGCCGGCCTCGCTCGCCCCGCCCGCCGAGGCAGTCATTCGTCCCTGA